Within Paenibacillus sabinae T27, the genomic segment AATCTATCGTTCTATCTCCCGATGAAGCCGAATAGAGTAGATTATCCGCATGCGTGGCAGTCTGAAATACGGGAAATGTGTCGAAGCGAAATTACAGCCTTAAGGCGGATTGCTACGTTTGAAAGAAAGCCTTTCCGGTTATAAAAAGGATACACTCGCCTGCTTTCACTTTCTGCTAAAGTGCTATGACATTCTTAAGAAGCGAGGTGCAATGAGCATGATGTTAACCGGATTCCGGGCCTGCGCGCTGCTGATGGCTGCAGTTCTGCTGTTTGTCATTGGTGGACAAGCCGTATCGGCACATTCTCTGGCGTTCACAGTACCGGGATATCATAAATCGGCTGCAAAAGGTTTGACTGAGGCTGTGCAAAAAGAAGCAGTCGGCATTTACGAAGGACAGGCCGATCCTCATACCGTTGAAATAACAGTGTATGGCGAACCGGTCGATCTTCAGTTCAGCGAAGCGCTGGGAGCCCATGTGGAGAAGCTGGAAGAGGGGACGAAGGTCGCCTTTGTCTATACCGAGCAGCAAGTCAAAGGGGATAGCATCGTCAGATTCCGCAGACTGCTGTCCATTAAAGAAGCGGAAGAATGATCGATTTGCCTTGCAATGCAAGATGTCGTCCTTAAGAGGAGGGCATCTTTTTTGTGCTCCAGCAGCAGGAAAGTTCAGGACTCAAGGTCTAATAAGCGCCGGCGCATCCTTTTCCCTGCTGAGGGTACGGAACTGCTTCGGTGACATGCCGTAGCGTTTGCGGAACTGCCGGTGAAAGTAGGTGTAATTCATGAAGCCGCAGGTTTCCGCGATGTGCTCCAGCGGCATCGGACTGTAGACGATCCGTTCGCGCGCCATTTCCAGACGGACTTCATTTACATATTTCACAATCGTCGTCCCGAACTCCTCCTTAAATAGATGGACGGCCCGCGAGACGGAAATGTCGACATGAGCGGCCACGTCTTCAAGACGGAAGAGAAGGGCCGCGTTTTCTTCCACGAACTGCTTCATCCGGTATGCCAGATAACCCCTTGGGGATACGGAAGGGCGGTCGAGTGTAATCCGGTCGATTTCCATGCAGAGAATCTGCAGGTAACAGCTTGAGATTTCCGGGGAAAAATCGGACAGGCGGCGCTGCTCCAGCACAAGCTGGCGAAAAAGGCCGACAAAGGCGTCGTTTAGCGGAATATGCATGAGCGACGCCCGATGACGGCTATTCCACCACCGGTCGAGCCACTCTCCCCGGCAAAAAATATGATAATCTCCGCTTTCGACACGCGGTTCGCCGAGCGGATAATGTTCCTTGTCGATAATCAGGTTGTAGGGGACGCCCGGAGCAATAAGCATCAGTCCGCCGCTTTCGACACGCGTAATCGCGCCGTCGATTAAAGCGCTGCAGCACCCTTCGGTCTGGAGACGAATCAGATAATGGGGAAAGCCTTCCGCTTCCGACATCTGGAACGGTTTGCGGTGGAAGGAGAATCCGGCGGTTAATATCGTGCAAGGTGCGTCACTTGTCATATGTCCTCCTGCCTCTTTTTTAAATGATAATCAGATTGTTCATGTTTTAATCATATTATTCATTTTATTATATACGCTTTCAGATTACGATGATACTAGTTCCAGGGCATCGAAAAATAATACCCAGAATGAGAAATCCATCAAGAAAACATGGATTGCGGTTCGCCCAGGCAACAAGCATCAGAAGCAGATGAAGGTGAATCAGCGGTAAGAAAGAGCCCTTTTGTTCAGGTAAAAGGCTTTCAGATTTTCCCGTAAGGGCTTCGGCTAGGGATTTGCCGAGTCAGTTAGTGGGATCGTTTGCACTTGGGTACTGAACCATACGGCTACAAAACCATGTCCAGGGAGTGATTGCATGTTGAAGATCGGGCTGCAGCTCTACACGCTCAGAGAAGAACTGGAACAGGATTTCGAAGGCACGCTGCGAAAAGTGGCGGCGCTCGGTTACAGCGGTGTCGAATTCTTCCATTATTTTGGCAGAAGTGAAGGCGAGGTCAAGGCGCTGCTTGAGGAGACGGGACTCATAGCCATAGGAGCGCATCGCCCATATGATGTCCTGCTGGAGAATGCCGATGCCGAAATGGACTACATACGCAAGATCGGCAGCAACTATTTGATCGTGCCTTATCTCAGTGAGGAGCAGCGTTCCGATTGGAGCAGGATTGCCGCCAATTTGCGGATTCTTGGAGAGAAGGCCAAGCAGCAAGGAGTGGTCCTGTTGTACCACAACCATGATTTCGAGCTGCGGGAGAGCAGCGGAGGCCAGACCGCCTTCGATTATCTCTACAGTGAAGTTCTGCCGGAGCTGCTTCAGGTTGAAATGGATACCTGTTGGGTTCAATACGGCGGTTACGACCCCGTGGAATATATCGGCAAGTATGCCGGACGGCTCCCCCTCATCCATCTTAAAGATATGAAGCGGCGGGAAGACGGTTCGGCGGAAACGGTCGTGCTCGGCGAGGGCGAAGTTGATCTTACCTCCATTCTGAAGGCGGCGGAACAGGCCGGAACCGAATGGGCGATTGTTGAACAGGATTACTGCAGCCGGCCGGCGCTGGAAAGCGTGGCGGCAAGCTTGGAATGGCTGAAACCAAATTATAAACAAGGAGGCAACATTTATGTCTAAGACACTTAAAATCGCAATTATTGGCTGCGGAGGTATCGCAAACGGCAAGCATTTGCCAAGCCTGTCCCGCCAAAAAAACGCTGAACTGGTAGCCTTCTGCGATATTATTGAAGAACGCGCGAAGGAAGCGGCGGAGAAGTACGGCACGCAAGATGCCAAGGTCTATACAGATTTCCGCAAGCTGCTGGAAGACGGCGGCATCGATGTTGTGCATGTATGTACGCCGAACGACAGCCACTCGGAAATTACGGTTGCCGCTCTGGAAGCTGACTGCCACGTTATGTGCGAAAAGCCGATGGCCAAGACGACAGCGCAGGCGCAGGCCATGCTGGAAGCAGCACGCCGTACCGGCAAGAAGCTGTCCATCGCCTACCAGAACCGTTTCCGCAATGACAGCCAATATTTGAAGGAAATGTGCGAGAACGGCGAACTTGGCGACATTTATTATGCCAAAGCGATTGCGCTGCGCCGGCGCGCGGTGCCGACGTGGGGCGTCTTCCTGGATGAAGAGAAGCAGGGCGGCGGACCGCTGATCGATATCGGCACCCACGCGCTTGATCTGACGCTGTGGATGATGGACAATTACAAGCCGCACAGCGTAACCGGCTCGGTCTTCCACAAGCTCGGACAACGCAAGAACGCCGCCAATGCGTTCGGCCCGTGGGACCCCGAGCAGTTCAAGGTTGAGGATTCCGCGTTTGGCTTCATTACGATGGAGAACGGCGCGACGATTGCGCTCGAATCGAGCTGGGCGCTGAACGTCGCCGAGTATGGCGAAGCGAAGACGCTGCTGTGCGGAACGGAAGCCGGCGCCGACATGACGAGCGGACTCCGTATCAACGGTGAGAAGTCCGGCCGCCTGTACGAGACGAATATTGAGCTTACTCCGGGCGGAGTCGCATTCTATTCGGGCGATGAGGAGAGCGAGGCGGACCGCGAAGCGCGCCTGTGGCTCGAAGCCGTAACCCTGGACAAAGAGCCGCTTGTGAAGCCGGAGCAGGCGCTGGTGGTCACACAAATTCTGGAGGCGATTTACGAATCTGCCCGCACCGGGAAGACGGTTTATTTTGACGGAACCGAGGATAGCGCAGCCCAGGATTCGGCTCAAGCGGTACTGAATAAATAAATCAATTAACTTTAATACGGAAGATATACAGAGAGGAGCAACACATTCCATGAAACTTGGCGTATTTTTGGTGCTGTTCGGCGGCCGGAAGCTGGAAGAAGCGCTCGATTATGTGGCGGAGAAAGGGGTTAAAGCGGTCGAGATCGGCACAGGAGGTAATCCGGGAAAAAGACACTGCGATCCGCAGCTGCTGCTCGAGGATGAACGTGCACTTAAAGAGTTCAAGCATGCGGTGGAATCGAGAGGACTGGTCATCAGTGCGCTCAGCTGTCACGGCAACCCGCTGCATCCGCAACAAGAGCTGGCGCAAAAGGATCACGAGGATTTCCTGAATTCCGTTAAACTCGCGGAGAAGCTGGGTGTTCCGGTTGTCAATACATTCTCCGGCTGCCCGGGCGACCATGAGGGTGCGAAGTATCCGAACTGGCCGGTCGCGCCGTGGCCGAATGATTTTCAGGATGTACTGAAATGGCAATGGGAGAATAAAATCATCCCTTACTGGACGGAGACCGGTGCCTTTGCGGCTGAACACGGCGTTAAAATCGGTCTTGAGCTGCACGGCGGGTTCTCGGTGCATACCCCGGCTACGCTGCTCCGCCTAAGAGCGGCTGCCGGCGAAGTGATCGGTGCCAATCTGGACCCGAGCCATATGTGGTGGCAGGGCATTGACCCTGTGCAGGCCATCCATATTCTGGGCCGGGAGGGAGCGATCCACCACTTTCACGCCAAGGATACGGTCATCGATCCGATCAATGTGAACAAGTACGGGCTGACCGATATGCAGACCTATGACAACATGCTGGACCGCGCATGGCAGTTCCGCACCGTCGGCTTCGGCCATGATCTGAAGACCTGGGCCGACATCATCAGCGCGCTTCGTCTGGTCGGCTATGACTACGTGGTCAGCATCGAGCACGAGGATGGTCTGATGTCGATCAATGAAGGCTTCTCCAAAGCGGTCGATAATCTGAATCAGGTGCTGATTCAGGAGCAGCTTGGCGAAATGTGGTGGCTGTAAGGACGTTGTCCTGAACGCGCCACTTCGTAAGCGAAGCGTTTGATCACACCGGTGCCGGATGGAATCGGCGCCGGTGTGTTTTTATATCACGAGATTTATGACAAGGAAGGCGGATACCTGTGCAAAATGAGAAATGGTGGAAAGAGACGGTAGTGTATCAAATTTATCCCCGCAGCTTTCAGGATACGAACGGAGACGGGATCGGGGACCTGAAAGGAATAATCTCCAGATTGGATTATTTGGCGGAGCTTGGGATCGGAGCGATCTGGCTGTCCCCGGTATGCAAATCGCCGCAGGATGACAATGGATATGACATTTCCGACTACCAGGACATCGATCCGATGTTCGGTTCGCTTGACGATATGGAGACGCTGATTAACGAGGCGAAGAAGCGCAACATCCGCATCGTCATGGATTTGGTGCTGAACCATTCGTCCGATGAGCATCCTTGGTTTCTGGAAGCGAAGAAAAGCAAGGACAATCCGTATCATGACTATTACGTCTGGAGAGACGGCGTTGAAGGAACACCGCCCAATGATCTGCGAGGCTGCTTCGGCGGGTCCGCATGGGAGTGGGTGCCGGAACTTGGGCAGTATTATTTCCATCAGTTTGCCGTGAAGCAGCCGGATCTCAACTGGGATAATCCGAAGGTCCGGCAGGAGATTTATGACATGATTAACTGGTGGATGGATAAGGGAGTAGGCGGCTTCCGTCTGGATGTTATCGATCTGATTGCCAAAGAGCCCGACCGGAAAATCACCGGCAACGGTCCAAACCTCCACAAATACATTCAAGAGCTCAGCAGAGAAACCTTTCAAAAAGGTGATTTACTGACGGTAGGAGAAACCTGGGGCGCCACTCCGGAGATCGCCAAGCTGTACAGCAATCCGGACGGCAGCGAGTTCTCAATGGTGTTCCAGTTCGAGCATATCGGTCTGGACGAGCAGGAAGGCAAAGGGAAGTGGGATCTCTCCCCGCTCGATTTCCTGAAATTGAAGCAGGTGCTGACCAAATGGCAGACCGAGCTGAAAGGCGAAGCCTGGAACAGTCTGTTCTGGAACAACCATGATCTGCCGCGCATTGTCTCCCGCTGGGGAAATGACGGGGAGTACCGTGTGGAGTCGGCCAAAATGCTCGCCACTCTTCTTCATGGGATGCAGGGCACTCCTTACATTTATCAGGGCGAAGAGCTGGGCATGACAAACGTGCAGTATCCGATCGAAGACTACCGGGACATTGAGCTGCTGAACCTGTACAAAGAGCGGCTTGAGGGCGGGTATGTCCATGAAGATATTATGGCATCCATCTATGCCAAAGGCCGTGACAACGCGCGGACGCCGATGCAATGGGATGCGGGCGAAAATGCCGGATTTACAACAGGCGAGCCCTGGATTCGGGTGAATCCGAATTATACCGGGATCAATGCGGCGGATCAATTGGAGAATCCGGACTCTATATTTCACTATTACCGGAAGCTGATCGGGCTTCGCAAGGAATATAACGTAATCGTTTACGGAGATTTCAAGCTGCTATTTTCCGATGACAAAGATCTGTTCGCTTATACCCGCACGCTGGACGATACCACGGTTCTCGTGCTGTGCAACTTCTACGGAAACACCGTTTTCTACGACTTGCCCGAAGAACTTAAGGGAGACAAAGAGCTGCTGATCTCCAACTATAGCGATGAACCTGTTAATGGATCGCTGCGTCCCTTTGAAGCAAGAATGTATCTGCTGAAATAGGCTTAAGCGGAAATGCCTCCCTGAATCGTATTTGGTTCAGTGGAGGTATTTTTTTGGATGCGGCGAATTCTATAAATTGTAAATTAAAAGGGAATGGCGGTGGAGTATGGAAGTCGGCACGAAATCGAAATTGACGGAAGAAGAGCAAGGAAGGCTTGCCCAAGCAGCCTTTGGCGTTGGCACAGTAATCTTGAGTACGAGGGAGCTGACTGGCGGATTTTTCAATACTGCATATGAGCTTGCTCTTGCTGACGGGAGAGAGGCGATCCTGAAGATCGCTCCATCGGACATGGTTGAAATGCTCAGCTATGAGCGGAACATTATGCGCGCCGAAGTGGAAGCGCTTCGATTAGTAAAGGCGTCCGGTATCGCGCCGGTTCCCGAAGTGTACGCTTATGATGACAGCCGGTCCGTCCTTCCGCATGAATATTTCTTCATGGAGAAAGTCAAAGGCAGGCCATACAACGAAGTCCGGGAAGAGATGACAGCGGGCGAGAGAGCGGAAATTGAACGGGAGCTTGGCCGTTATAATCGGCGGATCAACGAAGTGCGAGGCGAACAGTTCGGTTTGTTCAACCATGCGCCCGAGATAACGAAGGGAAAATGGCGGGAAACCTTCGCCGGATTGATCGGCGATGTGCTGGACGATGCGGTGCGGCTGGGCGCTTCGCTGCCGATTGACCGGACAGAGTTGGAGCAGGGGATTGATACCTTGCTGCCCGCGCTTGATGAAGTGATAGAGCCGAGGCTGGTGCATTGGGATTTGTGGGACGGCAATATTTTTGTTGCCGATGGTCAAATTACGTCGCTGATCGATTGGGAGCGGGCGCTGTGGGGTGATCCGTTGATGGAGCATTATTTTCGTTCATTTATAGATTCGCAAGGCTTCCGCGAGGGGTATGACACAAGTATATTCGGCACTCCCGGCGTACAAGCGCGCAAAGAGCTGTATGATCTCTATTTCAATTT encodes:
- a CDS encoding sugar phosphate isomerase/epimerase family protein, producing the protein MKLGVFLVLFGGRKLEEALDYVAEKGVKAVEIGTGGNPGKRHCDPQLLLEDERALKEFKHAVESRGLVISALSCHGNPLHPQQELAQKDHEDFLNSVKLAEKLGVPVVNTFSGCPGDHEGAKYPNWPVAPWPNDFQDVLKWQWENKIIPYWTETGAFAAEHGVKIGLELHGGFSVHTPATLLRLRAAAGEVIGANLDPSHMWWQGIDPVQAIHILGREGAIHHFHAKDTVIDPINVNKYGLTDMQTYDNMLDRAWQFRTVGFGHDLKTWADIISALRLVGYDYVVSIEHEDGLMSINEGFSKAVDNLNQVLIQEQLGEMWWL
- a CDS encoding glycoside hydrolase family 13 protein; the protein is MQNEKWWKETVVYQIYPRSFQDTNGDGIGDLKGIISRLDYLAELGIGAIWLSPVCKSPQDDNGYDISDYQDIDPMFGSLDDMETLINEAKKRNIRIVMDLVLNHSSDEHPWFLEAKKSKDNPYHDYYVWRDGVEGTPPNDLRGCFGGSAWEWVPELGQYYFHQFAVKQPDLNWDNPKVRQEIYDMINWWMDKGVGGFRLDVIDLIAKEPDRKITGNGPNLHKYIQELSRETFQKGDLLTVGETWGATPEIAKLYSNPDGSEFSMVFQFEHIGLDEQEGKGKWDLSPLDFLKLKQVLTKWQTELKGEAWNSLFWNNHDLPRIVSRWGNDGEYRVESAKMLATLLHGMQGTPYIYQGEELGMTNVQYPIEDYRDIELLNLYKERLEGGYVHEDIMASIYAKGRDNARTPMQWDAGENAGFTTGEPWIRVNPNYTGINAADQLENPDSIFHYYRKLIGLRKEYNVIVYGDFKLLFSDDKDLFAYTRTLDDTTVLVLCNFYGNTVFYDLPEELKGDKELLISNYSDEPVNGSLRPFEARMYLLK
- a CDS encoding phosphotransferase family protein, which produces MEVGTKSKLTEEEQGRLAQAAFGVGTVILSTRELTGGFFNTAYELALADGREAILKIAPSDMVEMLSYERNIMRAEVEALRLVKASGIAPVPEVYAYDDSRSVLPHEYFFMEKVKGRPYNEVREEMTAGERAEIERELGRYNRRINEVRGEQFGLFNHAPEITKGKWRETFAGLIGDVLDDAVRLGASLPIDRTELEQGIDTLLPALDEVIEPRLVHWDLWDGNIFVADGQITSLIDWERALWGDPLMEHYFRSFIDSQGFREGYDTSIFGTPGVQARKELYDLYFNLIAVIEYYSRKYDNSGYLDWATGQLLEGWERIGKK
- a CDS encoding sugar phosphate isomerase/epimerase family protein, yielding MLKIGLQLYTLREELEQDFEGTLRKVAALGYSGVEFFHYFGRSEGEVKALLEETGLIAIGAHRPYDVLLENADAEMDYIRKIGSNYLIVPYLSEEQRSDWSRIAANLRILGEKAKQQGVVLLYHNHDFELRESSGGQTAFDYLYSEVLPELLQVEMDTCWVQYGGYDPVEYIGKYAGRLPLIHLKDMKRREDGSAETVVLGEGEVDLTSILKAAEQAGTEWAIVEQDYCSRPALESVAASLEWLKPNYKQGGNIYV
- a CDS encoding Gfo/Idh/MocA family protein, with translation MSKTLKIAIIGCGGIANGKHLPSLSRQKNAELVAFCDIIEERAKEAAEKYGTQDAKVYTDFRKLLEDGGIDVVHVCTPNDSHSEITVAALEADCHVMCEKPMAKTTAQAQAMLEAARRTGKKLSIAYQNRFRNDSQYLKEMCENGELGDIYYAKAIALRRRAVPTWGVFLDEEKQGGGPLIDIGTHALDLTLWMMDNYKPHSVTGSVFHKLGQRKNAANAFGPWDPEQFKVEDSAFGFITMENGATIALESSWALNVAEYGEAKTLLCGTEAGADMTSGLRINGEKSGRLYETNIELTPGGVAFYSGDEESEADREARLWLEAVTLDKEPLVKPEQALVVTQILEAIYESARTGKTVYFDGTEDSAAQDSAQAVLNK
- a CDS encoding AraC family transcriptional regulator, with protein sequence MTSDAPCTILTAGFSFHRKPFQMSEAEGFPHYLIRLQTEGCCSALIDGAITRVESGGLMLIAPGVPYNLIIDKEHYPLGEPRVESGDYHIFCRGEWLDRWWNSRHRASLMHIPLNDAFVGLFRQLVLEQRRLSDFSPEISSCYLQILCMEIDRITLDRPSVSPRGYLAYRMKQFVEENAALLFRLEDVAAHVDISVSRAVHLFKEEFGTTIVKYVNEVRLEMARERIVYSPMPLEHIAETCGFMNYTYFHRQFRKRYGMSPKQFRTLSREKDAPALIRP